The Arabidopsis thaliana chromosome 5, partial sequence genomic interval TTTTTAATTATGCtactattatttttgataatggTTAATCTACTACAAAATTTTTATGGAGAggaatgtgttttttttatataattttttacaatataaaatattaaaatcaattgATCGAGCATTGTATCTTTTCTTGATCGGACATACTATTATAAGCTTCGTGATTTGACGTGTTGAGTCCCAAGGTCTTTTGACTTTGACTTCGACCATATCTCATGTTAGAATCTTTGAAACTATACCCTAGAGCTCAAGACATATATCGAACGAAACTTCTGATCAAAAAAGTTTTCcgatttttcttctaagaTTGATTAAGGAAGTTTTATATGAACCGTATTTTTCCTACATTTCAAGAGCTTTTGATCAATATATAAGCAAGGAGAAGTGGGAGAACAGTACAAGGTTTAAAAGCAACTGAAAAGGAGAGTCACCTAAagtgataattaaaaaaagaaagcaactcATAAAAATTGTTAAACCGGTTGCTAACGACGATGTAGAAGGTTTTGGTTTACATAAGTTTTACATTAATAttggtattaaaaaaaaaaaaagttttacattaatatttgaaaaggaagatattgttcaagagaattttatttaaaaaattaataagtaAGGCTCTCTaagactttctttttttcataaattaaagTATGATATTACCTTATAAGATTTTAATCCTAACAATGTTTCTTACAGTTATCATGGTTAACTTCACTTTTAATTTagtcttgttattttttttagagcCAATATCATATGAGTTTTTATaaagtaaatatattattttaatactaaaatttatgCATGCAAATTTTGTAAAGTAAAAATACTTATGGTCACGCACAAAAAGATCcccaatttccttttttttgttaagaacaaaaacaaactggtttttttttcttaacaagtattttggttttttattcataattcgAACTGAAATTAACATAAATGTGATACTTCATCGTTCATTCATTtacttatgattttttaaaaactgcaatttgttataaaaattaaaggtTGTTGGAGTAATTAGTGAAGAATATctctattaaaattttatagaaGTAGTTTGATGCTTAATtccaactctttttttttgttgacatatTTCTCAAAACCATTTTTCTGTCATTTGTTTTCACAATTTTCAATAGCTATTtccttttgttattgattAAATATCTATTCATTTCGACCAATTTAGTTTCATCCGATCtcttaaacttttgtttctgtttgatttttctctttatatattttcatatcaCTAATGTTAACTTCGAAACTCCTTATGATAAATccactaaaatattttaaataaaaattcaaaaaagaaaatacatgaaacaaaattacaaattttgaatttttgaaatcaatAAGGAAAATTTGGatagtaatttaattttgacaCAAGAGTCATTTCTCTATATAgcaattttatgtttatgagTGTTTTAAACTGACTGGTTGAGTTTTTATAGcaaaatgtttagtttgttatATTTGATAGTTAGACATACATTAATTAGTTGAGTTTTTACCTCACaatgtttatagtttttctAAATTGTAAGAAtcttattcctttttttttttttacctttgtTTAGCTTTGGATCtaactatataaattaaataaataaataaaagcttAGAGGatccattttaattttgaaaaactcaaattatgatcatgaagaagctttgcaAAAAGAGATGAAGATCGTGATAACGGTTTTATTAAAACGAATAGATGGTGGCGTGTTATCTTAGGAGAggattttaattgttttaacacattatagtttttaattgttacgattttaatttttcaaaattctaaATCTGTTAACAAGATGATGATTTTGGGGTCCACCTCCTAATTTTACTCTTAAAAATGAcattaatatttgtataagataatatcaaaatttgatcacaatctttaaaaaaaaaaaaaaaaaaaaaaaaaacagatttcttCAGATTTCCTTCGTTTAAAAGGCCGGACACCTTCACAAAAACACGCAGAGTGTTTATATGCAGCCATTAAATATGGCTGAGATATTGGATCACCGTGGAGTCTTGACCGACGGTGATGATGGTCCATTTAGAAATCTAACAAACTTCTATGATATGTTTTCAAGCAACTTTCCTGAAGGTTTGCGAGTGTTAGTCTTCGATGAAGATCCATCGTATCTTCTGATATTGGAGAGACATCTCCAAAAGTTTCAATACCAAGGTAGCTATTTAACCATTTTCGAAGTTGATCTAGTGTTTATTTAAGTCTATATTCAAAGCTGGTCTAACATTTTCAAATGtatgaaaaagttttgttcCCCTTTTCATATAgtcgttgacaaaaaaaaaacctaaaacatttctcccaaattttgacctatATTTGAGGCCATGACATGCTTTGGACTAGATCTCTCCATATTAATGGCGATGTGTATTTTTGCAGTGACTATATGCAACGAAGTGAACAAAGCTATGCATACACTCCGCAACCATAGGAATAGGTTCGACCTCGCTATGATACAAGTAAATAATGCAGAAGGTGATATATTCCGGTTTCTCTCGGAAATCGGATCGGAAATGGATCTTCCAATCATCAGTAAGATATCTAATCACCCAAGAACAGAGCACATAAAGCTCTAATCCTCTTTACTCATCAATCATCACGCAGGATGTCTTTCTCTCTACTCTCTCTTACTATTTTATAAGCGtatcataattttaataaaaatgtcaTTTCATTGAACTAAGTGTAAATTCGATatgcaacaagaaaacacacCTTTTTTTATACCGCAGTAATATCTGAAGACGATTCAGTGAAGTCGGTGAAGAAATGGATGATTAACGGTGCTGCCGACTATCTTATAAAACCGATAAGACCCGAAGATCTACGGATAGTATTCAAACATTTggtaaagaagatgagagaaagGAGGAGTGTGGTGACCGGAGAGGCAGAGAAAGCAGCAGGTGAGAAATCATCCTCTGTCGGAGATTCCACCATAAGAAACCCTAACAAGAGTAAAAGAAGTAGTTGCCTTGAAGCAGAAGTCAACGAGGAGGATCGTCATGATCATAATGATCGTGCTTGTGCTTCTAGTGCCAAGAAAAGACGAGTCGTTTGGGACGAGGAGCTTCACCAAAACTTTCTCAACGCCGTGGATTTTCTTGGACTCGAAAGTGAGTCACAAACActaatattattgtttataatTACCATTCccaatttattatatatactatacctctctatatttatataataaatgtgtgaataattatattttcatgcAGGAGCTgttcccaaaaaaatattagatgtTATGAAGGTTGATTACATCAGTCGAGAAAACGTAGCCAGTCATCTTCAGGTAACGTTTCTTATATACAACATAATTGTTCATTTTCAACAacatttttgcttttattctTGAATAgcatctccattttttttatacttcAAAATGGAGTAAGATTTCAAATCTATTTAGTTATTGATTTTCAGAATGACCCTTTATAATTTACTTAtgaaaattacaaattcaacccatatatttgtaattttaccTTAGTTATGTTATACTCTGATCCCTCATCATTATAAGTGATGTTTAAGGTTTCTACACataaattatgaaaacataaatctttCATTTAATATACCTCTTTTacatagaaacaaaactaaataaaatgaattcaaccaatttgaaaacatactctaaaatataattggtcgaaaaaaacaacatttagATATTGAATTATTGCATAGAAACATGAGAGCATCacttaaaatgaaacaaaataaattttcttaaacatcACTTAAAGTTATACATAGGGAGTAGGTAATATAtgtcattttaatattaaaatattagttaaccacataattaacattattgtttatatgttttaactATGAGATAGTAGCAAATAACTTTATTTGagtataaagtaaaaaaaaactataatttaatGGATTGagttacaaatttttttctataaaactaaaaaaaaaatagtttttaactaaaaggatagattaaaaaacaaaaaacacaccACGAACCCTTCCAAACTTTTTACCTCACCTTGCATCGGTTTCAGGTTGCTCTTCAGATCCAATCGAAGAAGGAAGGATGAGACATTGTGCTCTTCCCTTCTCCCACTCTTTCCCTGCATCTCCTTGGACACTCCCTTCAGATCTGCTTCCCTTTGTAGGAAAGGCTACGAACCCCTGGAACCTCAACACAACCACGGTCAGAGTCTGCCCCATTTTGGCATCCTGAAGTGAACCTAGGGTTTTCCCCAGTGGACCTAGACTCTTCTGTTGGCCCATTACCTATAATAAGGTCCAAGCCCACCTGCTGGTTTAATCATTCTAAGGCTTTTAATCTTAGGTCTGAACTCATTATTCTTATGCTTAGCCCATTACTTTCTTTGTGTCGATCTCCTCTGTTCTATGGTCATGGACTCCATGTGAAAGAGACATCAACATTGACGGTTTGGGTTTTCATTTACCTTATGCGAACCTTGGTTTTAGCTACCTTTAAGGCTTTATGGTATCCTTATAAAGAATTGAAGATTGTTGTGCTAAGTTCCTTGAATCGTTCTTATTGTTGTGGCATTTGTGGTATTGGATTATTCTTTTTCGTTGCTCATTTGCCACTAAGCAGCTCACTTTTCGTCTTCAAACACTGTACCCTCTTTATCATCTCCATCTTCCAGACCATATGCTTCATAGTCTTTGCCGCTATTGACCGGAGAGATCCTCATTCGAGTTGGTTTCTAAAGCCACCCTCACCTGACTATCGCACCATAGTCTCCCGAATCCTTGGTATCGTGTTACTGTGGGTAATGAAGCTTGCTCCGGCGAGATTCATATCATTGATCCGTTTGTCAATGTCACTATATCCTTCGACTGTGACTAATCCGTCGTCCTTCGAACTCTTCGAGGATGATCTCTCGATTTACCGTGACCTCTCATGGTGCATTGCGCTTCCTTGCCTTTtccaaaaatgatattttcacaatttctctttacaatttcctttttttttttgtggtcaaccgattttgcatgtttttaattagatgatattaaaaatgtaacagATTAGACCATGGTGTTACCAGTATGTTTTTATCAGCTGAATATCTTAGTCATCATTACCCATATTTTTGATCACTCTACTAATAGAGATGTTAGGAGAAATAATAGAGAGGTGTTCACCCAATAAAATGCTTATAGATCATCTTttgttagttattttattttaaagttatgTGTATTAGTGTGATTTTCAGATTTCTTCTGATAACAGTCACAGAGGTTTTccgtttttttaattgatattcATATATAGTTCATGACCTCTTACTTATTGTTTTAAATCATGATACAGACCATACTAAGACATACTTAGtagttaaaattttgtatttgctttctagtctttcttttttgggaaCTTTAATTCATGGGTAGATTCCATTCaactattttcttatttagaaataaagtagttctttcttttcttttgttggtaaAATATTAGCATGATTTagctctttctttctttttttggtaaaattttaACATGATTTAGTTCTTATTGAACTGTTGGGGATAAATAAGTAAGACAATAAGACATCATATACATAAATCAGAGTATATGGATGTTAATATACTAGTTATATTATCAGAAAGCTCAACTAATTAAACTACACCAAATTAAATATGGTTGACACAAATTTAGAgtaaaatacatttaaaaatgtcaaaagaTAATCCTTATTTGgttatgttttaatatatatatatatcgtactaattttcttttgtcctGAATTGGGTGTGTAGAAATTCCGGCTCATgctgaagaaggagaatgatGAAAAGATTAAGAAAGAGGAGATGAACAAATCTTTAATAACCCCACAAAATGGAAGAATGTATGTTGGAGAAGATCCATCAAATTTCTACAGAGGAAGAAATGATCATTTCCCAACACATCATGTCAACAATATTCCTCAACCTTCTTATGTGCCGCAACACACCTTGAACCCTAACAATCTCAACACACAGCTCATACCATCTCTCGGACATCATTTTGATCATCGAGGCTCTATTGTGGTTCCCGATACAAACCTAGAGATGAATCAACAATTTTTTCACCACCAACAGACCTCGGACTTCACGCCAGAAGAGAATCTTGGTGATAACAACTTTACTGAGGAAGATTTAATGATGGCATCAACATATTATTTGAGCGAGCCGGATGATGCTtcttttgaaaagaagaatggGCATGAAGTTGTGCCATCGCCCATATTTCATTCGCCGTTTTCCTCTAATAAGTACCAACGTAGTTCCTTTCTTGATCAGGTGATGAGGCTTATGTTTCTTACAAGTCTTATGTTTCTTGAATAAACATTATGTGTTATTCATATCTTtgtattttgtgtgtgtgtgcttCTTCAGCAAGAAAGTGGAGGACTTAGCTACAATACTGTTTTTTCTAATGATGAATCCAACATTGGGATTTGCAAGAAGGGATCAAGATGGGTCAAGATCGGAGCCAAGCATGAAGACGGAAGATGATGTACgtactacaatttttttttttttttaattttattaatatctagcgtttagggtttaattcATATTCTAAGtactcttctctctcttttctacATGCTCGAATTATCATTGCATTGTTGCGAGTCAAATCAAtacattgtttgttttctttcttcatttaaaGTAAGAATttgcaaaaatagaaaaagttgttttttacatttgtttGGGAAGTATATCAGTTGGGTTTTGCTTTAATTGGTTTACCTGGTAGTTAGAAATGCAGGCGGCCTGATTATTGATTATATTCTGACATTAGTCGGAAGACATTCTAAACTTGGATCAGGCAGTGTGGTGGCCCAATTCTATCTGAATCAGGAGAAATCCACTCTGTAACACTTCAGTGCGTTCCTACCAAAACTAACCGGATCAACTAataggatatatatatataaaaaaatagaatattttgCAAGTGATTACAACTATTCAATAAATGAGCCGTATTTCCTCCTCCAACAGCAAATAATGTGGTCGTCGTTGTCCATAACGTTTAAGTTGTACGCCCATTACTAGCACAAAATATATGAAGAGAAAACATCCATAATGAAAAAGTGATAATAATATGCAAaacatttatgttttaatCAAATACGCTTGGAAACTGATGATATGATGAAACCACCCAAACTAGTTTCGAATCTAAAGAGATTATTGACCAAacgttcaaaaaaaaaaattggttaagaaattaaaatgtcaaataatatttatgaaaattgtttACTTACATATTTAAAAACTGTACAACCAAGACATGATCAAAACGACTAAAGAAATCCAACCTACCAAAATTTTTGTGACTGATGCACTTCCTCACTCTTCAGGTAGGATCTTTGGAGTAATGTGAACAATCAATAACGGATACACTTTTACTAAAAATAGAACCAAACCAGAAAAGACGTCTTGTCCCGTACTTAATTAAACTACAGctagtaataaaataaatcttcGAATAAATCAATCATCTATTTCATGCAATGttaagtaaaaccaaaactagtATTCCCTCAGTTTCAAATAAGAGGTTGAAGGTAAATGCCCACattgacaataaaaaaaaaaaaaggtaaatacCCACATATTTagatcatttatttttctttttaaaacatcattatttttagtttaagaaaaaatcaacCAATCACAACATAGTCTGCAGAATATAAATAGACATAAGTTGTCAATGCATTTAAACTATCAAACaatcttataatataaaacaaaataaaattcctAAAACATCTAATATAATGCAACAGAAGGAGTATGccatacaaaaatattcacatTTCTCTTATAAGAGCAATGTCAAACGTgatctaaaactaaatcaaaacaaagaatacGTTTCCGGATTCAATATATCGATCAAATATTTCATGTAAGCTAATCGGTCATTACACTGAATTTCAGTCCATTGCTTTATCCGAGATGAGATTGTCGAATTTTCTTATCGGAATGCTTGCTCATCTCGGCGATTAATTTGGACGTCGCAACAAAAAACCCacataaaactaattattaaaTTCGATTGAAAAAAGTGAATCGGTTGATAGAAGTGTTCAAATGGGAACACCCCGGGCAGAACCTAATCAATACCACCACACGGCGGatgttattataaaattttaatccaTCAAAAAGAGGACCTCGTATATCcacaagttaaaaaaaataaaaatacaatttgtATGTGTGAATTTCTTATGAATGAAactaaaaaggttaaaaacaaaaacaaaatgacattgaaattgttatttatatatatattaaaaaatccCATGGGAAGGCCCAAAACGATGGACACTCGCAGACCAAATACAATTTTTCATGTCAACCACGAGCCCTGCATGTTGGGACTGACCCGCCATAGATCATTTTATTAGATTGTCTTTGATCCAGTTGGACCAACCAACTTTAACTCATCTATTCATAGATAAGAAAGgaaatatctaaaaaaatGGAGGAACTAAACAaacttgagaaagaaaaaaaacaccttAAAACATTCTTAGAGTTGGAACTAAAAAACCCCAATAAACGTTTCTTAGTGTAAAAGCCAATATAAGCTAAATAATTAACGATAGTTCATTGTTTGATTATCATAATCATTTTGTTCGATCATCAACGTCACATAGCGATTTATATTGGACGCATCCTTTTCTTTCATTGCGAAATTTACATGGAGATTGTAAATTCCGCAGATGAGTTCTAGTCCGACCTATGATCTTtcataaaaaagaaaggaaaataaaaatgaggtGGAACTAAGTGAAAAAGGTGTAAAGATCGGAGAGACTATTGAGGCCTTGAGGGTTTATATATAGGTCTATGaaagaagaacatatatatatatgctcgaagaattcaaattaatgaagatttttaaagattattctcttgatttttaatctttatattGTAGATCACGCTAACAAATCTGACTGCgtaaaaacaatattgaataagtaaatattaataattgtaCTACAATCTAAAAAGGTTAATAAACTCAGGGGTGggcaaaaaaaacgaaaaccgaaaaaccgaaacaaatggtttgatttggttatggttttgaataaaaatcCATTTGGTTGTAATTCTTATTTAAGTTTCGGTttaggtttggtttggttaaaaacCGCAAAAccgaatgttttttttggtttttgattaaaattaaaattaattgtgtatatataaatataatgttCATTTGATAATATCATATCTATTAAactatcaaaaacaaaaccctaaccctaaccTAAACTAAAATTCTATATAAATCACATGCTGTCATTTAGAATTTGGGTTTacaaactagattttaattttatttatgcatCAAAgttataattgttttggtaaaaacatgaaaaattggttttaaatgattttaattgttttggtcaaaaccGGAACCGATCCGAACCAAAATACATATGGCTTTTAAatggttttaatttttctaaaaccaaaaaacggTATTACCGTTAAAACCGAACCGTAACCAAACCGAATTTCATATggtttttatatggttttactttttttaaaaccgaaaaaccgtaaaaccgaaaaaaccgaaccgaaaccaaaccgaaaaacCGCCCAGCCCTATAAAGtatagaaaaagtaaacatgTAACGAAGATAATTATTAAcgataaaatttaaatataaaaattcccggtcaaaaggaaaattttcttttctttttgatccAATTCTATCTTAATCCCGTTATAAGTATCTGAATCCCTATATAGTTGAGAGAAGGTAGCAagagataaatattttaaaattgtatatagTCGACACGTTGCTACCAATGCTTTTATAGTATGTATATACAAGATTCTCTTGTTTACCTAGCTAGAACACTATCGTCCCTAAATTACTACAGAAATTAGAAATGTTTTACCAGTAAACGATCGCGCGTTACCAATGACCAAATGAGTAATGTGTTgactatattttaaattatttcctgtttatgaaaaaaatacctGCAACTCAGTGTAGGAAAATCCAAAACTAGAAGGATTCAAACTGTTATAGCTTTATTATGATAGCTAGACCTagattatatatgtacttTTAAGGAAATAGATCATTAATGAGCTTTATATAGATGCAAGGAAAGTAAAAGAGGGAAGATTACTGGAAGAACACTATAACCTTGGTAAATAATAGATTGATATCATACAATAAGTGGGAATAAGGACAGTTGTTCAAAGTGGCATCAACTCCCCAAGTTACTACATTGATGCTCATATCATAACAGCATGAATCTAAACTTGTTAGAAAAAGTTAATTACATGGATTTGTGAACTTCTCGTGAGATAATGTTTGGCTTCTATGAATGCTCTAATACTTAATTAGGTCCTTCTTGACTGCAAGCTTCGACCTCGTTACCAGTTGAAAAAAAAGGTTTGGATTATTGCATAACAAACGCAATATTCGAACGGTAACAACTATTAATCAGTAATACGGTTTTACTCGACTCGATGgtaacgattttttttttgttagagaGTTCCCTAGTGTTCATGGCATGGTTTGCTACACAGCATTGAGCATGGCGCGAGCTGATTATCTTCCTCTGATAAAGAGAATTAGATCAAATCACGTATCACCTCATGCACTTGTCGTTGTTTATATTTCGTCGGTTGCCTCCAATTGATAAAATCAGTCTTTTCAAGCCACACAAACATATGGTTTTCTGCTTTTCGTCTGCCAAGTAAGTGCATAGAAAAACTTGAAAGTTTATTCTCTACATTTTTGtgttcaaaattttgtggtattaaaagacaaaacaaaaatctagaATATTGCATGGTTTTACAAACAACTGCAGAGTAAagatcaattttattttacaaaacaaattaatcaatcaacaaaacagagtataaTAAAACCCTAGTAAAAAGCTTATAATAGAACCATAAACGCCGCAACATAAAACGTTATAAAGGACAAAACCGTGATAGCCCCATTTCGTCTGCCACCACTAGCCATCGGAAGCAGATCAGGAAGCAAACATTCCTCACCGTTAAATATCACTTTCGCCGGAAACCCGTCACGTTCCGCCACATTAATCCCCGGCGTGAGTTTCTTGCTGAACTGTATCACGGATTGTTGTTTACCAGGAATCctaatattcttcttctttggatctTTTTCATCAGCCTCCGCCACAAGATAATCTAGACCCGGAAGACCTTCCATGAAGATGGTGTTGTTTACACCTCCGTCCACGCTAAGGAGACTCGCGTTAAACGAGTAGGCTTTCTCGAACCCTAGAAGCGCCGGTTTCTTCATCTGAACCGCAAGGAACCAGTTGGGAAAATCTATCTCTCCCCAGTTGAAAATCGTGATCCTCACTGTCCAACCACCTCTATAATCCGACGCCATGTGCCAGTTAATCGATACACCGCAATTGTCCCCACACGGCATTGGATTAGGTAGGGTTTTGTGTTTGAGTGCGTTCCAAGCAAGCGTTAGAGCGGTTCTGTTTTCGAAAGGTAAGAGAAGAGCGTCTGGAGGGATGAGAAGAGACGGAGTTTCTGCACTGCATGTGCGTCGCGTTTCGGAAACGCAACCACAAGCGCAAGTGTTACAAGGGATGATAGAGTCGTTGAAGAAAGCAGAGAAGGAGACACAACATTTTGGTATCTCGGTTTTGGCTTGCGTGATGTTGCATACGATCTGCCAACTGGCGAAAGATGATTTGTTGGTCGGCATACCACTCGGATCCGGATAAAAAGTCGGGGTTACCCGAACGGGTGGCCCGCACGAGTAATCCGGGTTTAGCGTCCCTTTAATCCTCCAGTTCTGCGGTGGGAAAAGCGCGGATCGGTTGAAATCAGGAGGCATTTTGGCAACTTGCATCGTGAAGACGGAGACTGATTTGGAAGGGTCCATGATACGTGGTAAGATGGTACCGTTTCTGCAGCAAGAAGGAATATTTCCTAAAGTAGAGTCATCTTTTTTGGTTGGAGGCAAGTCTATGATGATTGGTCTTCTTTCACATGTGAGAACGTCAGCGAAATCTAGACCAGTGTAGATTAGGGACTGAGGACCAAAGATGCATTTTGTGGCGTCCACGACCGTTGGATATGCGCCTTGCATTTTTTGTATGAACTCGTCTCGCATCCAATCGAAACTAAGCTCCCAATGGTCAAGCCTGCCTAGCGGGTTGTGGTTTTCCATGGTTACTTCAGTTAGGTAGTTCTGGTCGTAGGCTCGGATCACGTCGTACATTATGGTCAAGTCTCCGGGTTGTCGTGGGAGGAATTTGGTGGTGATTGTTGTGTTGACTATAATGCTCGCGTCTCGTATGCAGCACGTCGTTAGTTCTCTTTTGCCTAATGGACACAAAATTAGTTAAGACtaacattaatattttcacTTCAAATTTTACTGCATCTCcgtaaaaaataaagttacatGTATGTGTATTTTGTTTCCTAAAATATTGTATTCATATAATATCAGAATTAGGAAAAATATCTACAAAGTATTTATAAACTTTGTTATTTGAAAGTCCACTTTTTGTTTACACTAGTTAACACTTTTGATTAACTAGTAAAGATCTTCAAAAAAACGAGTTTTTAAATCAGTTAAATCCGTAAACCTATAAAAGCAATTAGAGTGTCTGACCTCTAATCAAGTTTTGAACATTAGCAATTAccatataaaatgtttttaaaaaataaaaataaaaaagtaaaaaattgaTTGGAATGATTACTTTGAAGAGTAGGCACAGGACAGAGCCAACCCTCGTTAACAAGCGATATGTTGGATGGCAAAGGAACCGCCGGAGGAGCCACCATGAACTGAGTCCCGACAAGCTCAATCTCAGCCGTCATTTGCTTCAAGTCTCCGGCCGTTTGAATAGCCGTTTTGAGGTCGGAGACAGGATAGCCACCGAAGATGGTACCATTTCCTACCAAAGCAGGAAG includes:
- the APRR4 gene encoding pseudo-response regulator 4 (pseudo-response regulator 4 (APRR4); FUNCTIONS IN: two-component response regulator activity, sequence-specific DNA binding transcription factor activity; INVOLVED IN: regulation of transcription, DNA-dependent, two-component signal transduction system (phosphorelay), regulation of transcription; CONTAINS InterPro DOMAIN/s: CheY-like (InterPro:IPR011006), Homeodomain-like (InterPro:IPR009057), Signal transduction response regulator, receiver domain (InterPro:IPR001789), Homeodomain-related (InterPro:IPR012287), Myb-like DNA-binding domain, SHAQKYF class (InterPro:IPR006447); BEST Arabidopsis thaliana protein match is: response regulator 2 (TAIR:AT4G16110.1); Has 1807 Blast hits to 1807 proteins in 277 species: Archae - 0; Bacteria - 0; Metazoa - 736; Fungi - 347; Plants - 385; Viruses - 0; Other Eukaryotes - 339 (source: NCBI BLink).); this encodes MQPLNMAEILDHRGVLTDGDDGPFRNLTNFYDMFSSNFPEGLRVLVFDEDPSYLLILERHLQKFQYQVTICNEVNKAMHTLRNHRNRFDLAMIQVNNAEGDIFRFLSEIGSEMDLPIIIISEDDSVKSVKKWMINGAADYLIKPIRPEDLRIVFKHLVKKMRERRSVVTGEAEKAAGEKSSSVGDSTIRNPNKSKRSSCLEAEVNEEDRHDHNDRACASSAKKRRVVWDEELHQNFLNAVDFLGLERAVPKKILDVMKVDYISRENVASHLQVTFLIYNIIVHFQQHFCFYS
- a CDS encoding Beta-galactosidase related protein (Beta-galactosidase related protein; FUNCTIONS IN: hydrolase activity, hydrolyzing O-glycosyl compounds; INVOLVED IN: carbohydrate metabolic process; CONTAINS InterPro DOMAIN/s: Glycoside hydrolase, family 35 (InterPro:IPR001944); BEST Arabidopsis thaliana protein match is: Beta-galactosidase related protein (TAIR:AT4G29200.1); Has 1807 Blast hits to 1807 proteins in 277 species: Archae - 0; Bacteria - 0; Metazoa - 736; Fungi - 347; Plants - 385; Viruses - 0; Other Eukaryotes - 339 (source: NCBI BLink).), with product MLSPLLSLCRSPLFYGHGLHVKETSTLTVWVFIYLMRTLVLATFKALWYPYKELKIVVLSSLNRSYCCGICGIGLFFFVAHLPLSSSLFVFKHCTLFIISIFQTICFIVFAAIDRRDPHSSWFLKPPSPDYRTIVSRILGIVLLWVMKLAPARFISLIRLSMSLYPSTVTNPSSFELFEDDLSIYRDLSWCIALPCLFQK
- a CDS encoding uncharacterized protein (unknown protein; Has 1807 Blast hits to 1807 proteins in 277 species: Archae - 0; Bacteria - 0; Metazoa - 736; Fungi - 347; Plants - 385; Viruses - 0; Other Eukaryotes - 339 (source: NCBI BLink).), with the protein product MLKKENDEKIKKEEMNKSLITPQNGRMYVGEDPSNFYRGRNDHFPTHHVNNIPQPSYVPQHTLNPNNLNTQLIPSLGHHFDHRGSIVVPDTNLEMNQQFFHHQQTSDFTPEENLGDNNFTEEDLMMASTYYLSEPDDASFEKKNGHEVVPSPIFHSPFSSNKYQRSSFLDQQESGGLSYNTVFSNDESNIGICKKGSRWVKIGAKHEDGR